A single region of the Cyanobacteria bacterium FACHB-DQ100 genome encodes:
- the ligA gene encoding NAD-dependent DNA ligase LigA, which yields MDSVAHLTPELQQRVQELKRLLQKASYEYYVLDAPTIDDAVYDQLYRELQALETQYPELISPDSPTQRVGERPASQFTSVKHNISLYSLENAFGNADLANWEQRWRKVAPEVSEFDYICELKIDGNAIALTYEKGVLVRGATRGDGVTGEEITQNVKAIRSIPLRLNLENPPEIVEVRGEAFLSLDTFEQINRDREKAGESLFANPRNATAGTLRQLDSRIVAQRQLDFFAYTLHFPGELKTQAEALETLKKMGFRVNPERSLCANLQEVQEYCDRWAIDRTKLRYMTDGVVIKINSLSLQERLGFTQKFPRWAIALKYPAEEAPTILENISVNVGRTGAITPVAELRPVQLAGTTVSRATLHNRDRIAELDCRIGDTVIIRKAGEIIPEVLRVLTELRPPKAQPYQMPSHCPECGEPVVKPEDEAVTRCINASCPAILRGAITHWVSRDALDINGVGEKLVAQLVDSNVVHSVADLYGLTIEKLLTLERMGKKSAEKIVAAIQHSKSQPWSRVLYGLGIRHIGSVNAQTLTGTFPKVELLAQATPEQIEAVPGFGSEIAQSVFQWFQNHGNQKLIDRLRQAGVQLAGEITPVVKDTAITGKAFVITGTLPTLKRDEAKALIQAAGGKVSDSVSKKTNYVVAGEEAGSKLEKAQALGITILSEAELVALIQA from the coding sequence ATGGATTCAGTCGCACATCTCACCCCGGAGCTTCAACAACGCGTACAAGAACTCAAACGTCTGTTACAGAAAGCAAGTTACGAGTATTACGTGCTAGACGCGCCGACGATCGACGATGCGGTTTACGATCAGCTTTATCGCGAACTTCAAGCCCTTGAGACACAGTACCCAGAATTAATTTCACCGGACAGTCCGACTCAGCGCGTGGGTGAACGTCCTGCCAGTCAATTTACTTCGGTCAAGCACAATATCTCACTCTATAGTTTAGAGAACGCTTTCGGAAATGCAGACTTAGCCAACTGGGAACAGCGATGGCGCAAAGTTGCGCCAGAAGTCAGCGAGTTTGATTATATTTGTGAACTGAAAATCGATGGAAATGCGATCGCGCTCACTTACGAAAAGGGTGTTCTAGTGCGGGGCGCAACTCGCGGTGATGGCGTTACAGGCGAGGAAATTACCCAAAATGTGAAAGCCATCCGATCGATTCCCCTCCGCCTCAATCTAGAAAATCCGCCTGAGATTGTAGAAGTCCGGGGTGAAGCGTTTCTCTCGCTTGATACCTTTGAGCAAATTAACCGCGATCGTGAAAAAGCCGGAGAATCCCTGTTTGCGAATCCCCGGAATGCAACGGCAGGAACGTTACGCCAGCTAGATTCTCGGATTGTGGCTCAGCGTCAACTCGATTTTTTTGCCTATACGCTGCATTTTCCCGGTGAGTTGAAAACGCAGGCAGAAGCATTAGAAACCCTGAAAAAAATGGGGTTTCGCGTGAATCCAGAGCGATCGCTCTGTGCCAACTTACAAGAAGTGCAGGAATACTGCGATCGCTGGGCAATCGATCGCACCAAACTGCGCTATATGACCGATGGCGTTGTGATTAAGATTAACTCCCTCTCGCTACAAGAAAGATTAGGATTTACGCAAAAATTTCCGCGTTGGGCGATCGCGCTCAAGTACCCTGCTGAAGAAGCTCCAACGATTTTAGAAAACATCAGCGTCAATGTGGGACGCACCGGAGCGATTACACCTGTTGCAGAACTTCGTCCGGTACAGTTAGCTGGAACGACTGTATCACGGGCGACTTTGCATAATCGCGATCGAATTGCCGAACTCGATTGCCGAATTGGTGATACTGTTATCATTCGCAAAGCAGGTGAAATCATTCCTGAAGTGCTGCGCGTTCTTACAGAGTTACGACCCCCTAAAGCGCAACCGTATCAAATGCCCTCGCATTGCCCAGAGTGTGGCGAACCTGTGGTTAAACCTGAAGATGAAGCGGTAACTCGATGTATTAACGCTTCCTGTCCAGCAATTTTACGCGGAGCGATCACGCATTGGGTCAGTCGTGATGCTTTAGATATTAACGGTGTCGGTGAGAAACTGGTTGCACAATTGGTTGATAGTAATGTTGTTCATTCAGTTGCAGATTTATATGGTTTGACGATCGAAAAACTGCTCACCCTGGAGCGCATGGGCAAAAAGTCGGCTGAGAAAATTGTCGCAGCGATTCAGCACTCAAAATCTCAACCTTGGTCGCGGGTTCTCTACGGCTTGGGCATTCGGCATATCGGTAGCGTCAACGCTCAAACACTCACCGGAACTTTTCCGAAAGTTGAGCTACTCGCGCAAGCCACACCGGAACAGATTGAAGCCGTACCTGGATTTGGATCTGAAATTGCTCAATCGGTGTTTCAGTGGTTTCAGAATCATGGAAATCAGAAATTAATCGATCGCCTCCGTCAAGCGGGAGTTCAACTTGCAGGCGAAATAACTCCAGTTGTCAAAGACACAGCCATTACAGGCAAAGCCTTCGTAATCACTGGAACCTTACCGACGCTGAAACGCGATGAGGCAAAGGCTTTGATTCAAGCAGCAGGCGGTAAAGTAAGCGATTCTGTGAGCAAGAAAACAAATTATGTCGTGGCGGGTGAAGAAGCAGGCTCAAAGCTCGAAAAAGCTCAGGCATTAGGAATCACAATTCTCTCGGAAGCGGAGTTAGTGGCGCTGATTCAAGCTTAG
- a CDS encoding TM2 domain-containing protein: MNKVGVAYVLWLGGLFGLSGLHRLYNGEKKTGLLWLGTFGLFGFGQLLDLILIPKMVQVHNERLSEKYKPLLEQNPMTLTIGQITLRPSKFTGVKSPKLIDSTPPISQQQATIALLKAAEARGGKLSVTQGVMATGLSFKQVEALLIEMLKSGYVEIGNDAETGTVLYEFREL; this comes from the coding sequence ATGAACAAGGTAGGTGTAGCTTACGTTCTCTGGCTGGGCGGTCTATTCGGCTTATCTGGGCTACATCGTTTGTACAATGGCGAGAAAAAAACGGGCTTGCTCTGGTTGGGAACGTTTGGACTATTTGGCTTTGGGCAATTGTTGGATCTGATTTTGATTCCAAAGATGGTTCAGGTGCATAACGAGCGATTGAGCGAAAAGTACAAGCCGCTTTTAGAGCAAAACCCAATGACTCTAACCATTGGGCAAATCACGCTCCGACCCTCAAAATTCACAGGGGTCAAATCCCCGAAACTGATTGATTCAACGCCGCCGATTTCTCAACAACAAGCCACGATCGCGCTTCTCAAAGCAGCAGAAGCAAGAGGTGGAAAGCTTTCTGTGACTCAGGGGGTAATGGCAACGGGGCTGAGTTTTAAGCAAGTTGAAGCGCTGCTGATAGAGATGCTGAAGAGCGGATATGTCGAGATCGGCAACGACGCAGAAACGGGGACTGTGCTGTACGAATTTCGAGAGCTTTAG
- the fba gene encoding fructose-bisphosphate aldolase class II, protein MALVPMRLLLDHAAENGYGIPAFNVNNMEQIQSIMLAAHETNSPVILQASRGARNYAGENFLRHLILAAAETYPHIPIAMHQDHGNEPATCYSAMKNGFTSVMMDGSLEADAKTPASYEYNVAVTAEVVKVAHAIGASVEGELGCLGSLETGKGEAEDGHGFEGELDHSMLLTDPDEAVDFVERTQVDALAVAIGTSHGAYKFTRKPTGEILAISRIEEIHRRLPNTHLVMHGSSSVPEDLIAIINQYGGTIPETYGVPVEEIQKGIKSGVRKINIDTDNRLAITAAVREALMQNSKEFDPRHFLKPSIKYMQKVCADRYNQFGAAGQASSIKQDSMEIFAVKYKKGELNAVTKTAAAV, encoded by the coding sequence ATGGCGCTTGTCCCGATGCGGCTATTGCTGGATCACGCGGCTGAAAACGGTTACGGCATCCCTGCATTTAACGTCAACAACATGGAGCAAATCCAGTCGATCATGCTGGCTGCCCACGAAACCAATAGCCCAGTCATTCTGCAAGCTTCCCGTGGCGCTCGAAACTACGCAGGCGAAAATTTCCTTCGCCACTTGATCTTGGCAGCGGCGGAAACCTATCCTCATATTCCGATCGCGATGCACCAAGACCACGGTAACGAGCCTGCAACCTGCTATTCAGCAATGAAGAACGGCTTCACCAGCGTCATGATGGACGGTTCACTCGAAGCGGATGCGAAAACTCCCGCCAGCTACGAGTACAACGTCGCAGTCACCGCAGAAGTGGTGAAAGTGGCTCACGCGATCGGAGCTTCGGTCGAAGGTGAATTGGGCTGTCTTGGATCGCTCGAAACCGGAAAAGGCGAAGCAGAAGACGGTCACGGATTTGAAGGTGAATTGGATCACTCGATGCTGCTCACCGATCCCGATGAAGCGGTTGATTTCGTTGAGCGGACTCAAGTGGATGCGTTGGCAGTTGCGATCGGAACCAGCCACGGTGCATACAAGTTCACCCGCAAACCGACCGGAGAAATCCTCGCAATCAGCCGCATCGAAGAAATCCACCGCCGCTTGCCGAACACCCACTTGGTGATGCACGGTTCTTCTTCGGTTCCTGAAGACCTGATCGCAATCATCAACCAATACGGCGGTACGATTCCTGAAACCTACGGTGTTCCGGTTGAAGAAATTCAAAAGGGCATTAAGTCAGGTGTGCGTAAGATCAACATCGACACCGATAACCGTTTGGCGATCACCGCAGCCGTGCGTGAAGCGCTGATGCAGAACTCGAAAGAATTTGATCCGCGCCACTTCTTGAAGCCATCGATCAAGTACATGCAGAAGGTTTGTGCCGATCGCTATAACCAGTTTGGTGCAGCAGGTCAAGCAAGCTCGATCAAGCAAGACTCGATGGAGATCTTCGCTGTGAAGTACAAGAAAGGCGAACTGAACGCTGTGACCAAAACCGCAGCAGCAGTCTAA
- a CDS encoding lytic transglycosylase domain-containing protein, translating into MTFNLQAKGIFARFHLSKITSAIVLTIGIPICAATVAPGRTFAIPETAAIFQTQSDIAPEVILIRQAIIGQESGANFRAVNPHSGALGYAQIMPENLPRWSKEALGYVVSRKEFLARPDLQIAIVDYKLNQYWQRSFAASNGNVAVAIQRVAAWWYSGRPEKYTSTTTQFYNGHRYPSIASYSRAVLMRYQAIWDAQNAMRNAAVQNVGG; encoded by the coding sequence ATGACTTTTAATTTGCAAGCGAAAGGGATTTTCGCCCGGTTTCATTTGTCTAAAATTACAAGCGCGATCGTCCTTACGATTGGGATTCCGATTTGCGCTGCTACTGTAGCTCCAGGAAGAACATTTGCGATTCCGGAAACTGCTGCAATTTTTCAGACCCAAAGTGATATCGCCCCTGAAGTTATCCTGATTCGGCAAGCCATTATTGGTCAGGAAAGTGGCGCGAATTTTAGGGCGGTTAATCCACATTCTGGTGCATTGGGCTATGCACAAATCATGCCGGAAAACTTGCCGAGATGGTCAAAAGAAGCCCTTGGATATGTAGTTTCAAGAAAAGAGTTTTTAGCGCGTCCCGATTTGCAAATCGCGATCGTCGATTACAAATTAAACCAATATTGGCAGAGATCATTTGCAGCAAGTAACGGAAATGTTGCGGTTGCAATTCAGCGAGTCGCGGCATGGTGGTACAGCGGCAGACCAGAGAAATACACTTCAACGACTACACAGTTTTATAACGGACACCGCTATCCCAGTATTGCGTCATATAGTCGAGCCGTTTTAATGCGCTATCAAGCGATTTGGGACGCACAGAACGCCATGCGGAATGCAGCAGTGCAAAATGTCGGCGGTTAA
- a CDS encoding TIGR04168 family protein: MANQTIKLAAIGDVHDRWEAEDEAALKSLGVDLALFVGDFGNESVNIVKLIAEMQIPKAAIMGNHDAWYTATDWGISKCPYDRKKEDRVQQQLDLLGEAHVGYGKLDFPQLNLSVVGSRPFSWGGPGWKNERFYRERYGVESFDQSVDRILDAVDQTETDTILFIGHNGAKGLGDRPEDPCGRDWQPIGGDHGDPDFAEAIVQTRDRGKSVPLAVFGHMHHSLRHTKTELRRPIHVDAAGTVHLNAARVPRIIEQNGDRLRNFSIVTLQDSSVIEASLVWLNQNFEVVQEEILYRSKDAAKAIA; this comes from the coding sequence GTGGCGAACCAGACAATCAAATTAGCTGCGATCGGTGATGTTCACGATCGATGGGAAGCTGAAGATGAAGCAGCGCTTAAATCTCTCGGCGTTGATCTGGCATTGTTCGTAGGCGACTTTGGTAATGAATCAGTCAATATTGTCAAGCTGATCGCCGAAATGCAGATTCCCAAAGCCGCCATTATGGGAAATCACGATGCTTGGTACACAGCAACCGATTGGGGAATTAGTAAATGCCCTTACGATCGCAAAAAAGAGGATCGGGTGCAGCAACAATTAGATCTACTGGGTGAAGCGCACGTTGGGTATGGCAAGCTTGATTTTCCGCAGTTGAATCTCAGCGTGGTCGGGAGCCGCCCGTTTAGCTGGGGTGGCCCTGGCTGGAAAAATGAGAGATTCTATCGGGAACGCTACGGAGTTGAGAGCTTTGATCAGTCGGTCGATCGTATCCTCGATGCAGTTGATCAAACTGAAACCGACACGATCCTTTTCATCGGTCACAACGGCGCGAAAGGCTTGGGAGATCGCCCCGAAGATCCCTGCGGTCGAGATTGGCAGCCGATCGGCGGTGATCATGGTGATCCTGATTTCGCAGAAGCGATCGTTCAAACCCGCGATCGCGGAAAATCGGTGCCGCTAGCTGTATTTGGACATATGCACCATTCGCTGAGACACACCAAAACCGAGCTACGCCGCCCGATTCACGTGGATGCTGCTGGAACGGTTCATCTTAACGCTGCAAGAGTGCCGAGAATCATTGAGCAAAATGGCGATCGCCTGCGAAACTTCTCGATCGTCACCTTACAAGACAGCAGCGTCATAGAAGCATCGCTGGTTTGGTTGAACCAGAATTTTGAAGTTGTCCAAGAAGAGATTTTATATCGATCAAAAGATGCCGCCAAAGCGATCGCGTAA
- a CDS encoding cobyrinate a,c-diamide synthase translates to MAFVIAGERSGAGKTTVTLALLAALKRRNLQVRSFKVGPDYIDPLFHRHVTGQACYNLDPRLTSEAYVQQCFSQKAGNCAIVEGVMGLFDGAAGQKDFASTAHIARLLDLPILLVVDCSRLSYSVAAIVHGYRSLDPRLKFAGVVLNRVGSDRHLELLKSALEPLEIPILGVLRRQNAIEIPDRHLGLVPTDELPGLNELIDRLAHLGETCFDWAALMPLTSVQSPPQVENLGGSDQPKRSQTYRIAIARDAAFNFYYEDNLELLKQSGASLIEWSPLNDDFPEDIDGLYFGGGFPEMFAVTLSENQATRKAIQTAIQSEMPTYAECGGLMYLSENIVDFSGDTFPMVGAIPTTTVMRSRLTLGYRRAMTLEDTPIVAQNTIVHGHEFHRSTPTSPPPHPLFQFTETEQFDGWRSPNLHASYLHLHWGATPEIPKRFVQHCAKFNRDRYPKKE, encoded by the coding sequence ATGGCGTTTGTAATTGCAGGGGAACGGAGCGGAGCCGGGAAAACCACAGTCACGTTAGCGCTGTTAGCGGCTCTGAAACGGCGAAATTTGCAGGTACGATCGTTTAAGGTCGGGCCTGATTATATTGATCCGCTGTTTCATCGCCATGTCACCGGTCAGGCTTGTTACAACCTTGATCCGAGGCTGACTTCGGAAGCGTATGTGCAGCAGTGTTTTTCCCAAAAGGCGGGAAATTGCGCGATCGTTGAAGGCGTAATGGGACTATTCGACGGTGCAGCCGGACAAAAAGATTTTGCCAGTACCGCTCACATTGCTCGACTGCTCGATTTACCGATTTTACTGGTGGTCGATTGTAGCCGTTTGTCGTATTCAGTTGCCGCGATCGTGCATGGATATCGCTCACTCGATCCCCGCTTGAAATTCGCAGGGGTCGTACTGAATCGAGTCGGCAGCGATCGACATTTAGAATTGCTCAAATCTGCTCTAGAACCGTTAGAAATTCCGATTTTAGGAGTATTAAGGCGACAGAATGCGATAGAAATTCCTGATCGCCATCTCGGTTTAGTCCCGACCGACGAGCTACCCGGATTAAATGAACTCATCGATCGCTTAGCTCACCTCGGCGAAACCTGTTTCGATTGGGCAGCATTAATGCCCCTAACTTCCGTTCAAAGTCCCCCACAAGTGGAGAATTTAGGGGGCAGCGATCAACCCAAACGTAGCCAAACGTATCGAATCGCGATCGCCCGTGATGCCGCTTTTAATTTCTATTACGAAGACAATCTAGAACTCCTCAAACAATCCGGTGCAAGCTTGATTGAATGGAGTCCTCTAAACGACGATTTCCCCGAAGACATCGACGGTTTGTATTTCGGTGGCGGCTTTCCTGAAATGTTTGCCGTAACGCTAAGTGAAAATCAAGCGACACGCAAAGCCATCCAAACTGCAATTCAATCGGAAATGCCTACGTATGCAGAATGTGGTGGATTAATGTATCTGAGTGAAAATATTGTGGATTTCTCCGGCGATACTTTTCCAATGGTTGGAGCAATTCCCACAACAACAGTCATGCGATCGCGGCTGACACTCGGTTATCGTCGTGCCATGACGCTGGAAGACACACCGATCGTCGCTCAAAATACGATCGTTCACGGACACGAATTCCATCGCTCCACCCCCACCTCTCCACCCCCCCACCCCCTGTTCCAATTCACCGAAACCGAGCAATTCGACGGCTGGCGATCGCCCAACTTACACGCCTCCTACCTGCATTTACACTGGGGCGCAACTCCAGAAATTCCCAAACGCTTTGTGCAACACTGCGCTAAATTCAACCGCGATCGCTATCCTAAAAAAGAATAG
- the opcA gene encoding glucose-6-phosphate dehydrogenase assembly protein OpcA — translation MATKTAPLVSLQAPKDVSLNDIEQELNQIWQSYSATGDGSSMVATRATSFTLVVYEPEETQQLLAMMGFYTGPVDGIDGPRTEAALHAAQAAYGLPIDGKSSPGLLTKLREDLAKRKGESIGDSNAPRYVSDAAGSGIADVVASQNPCRIISLFPIAGEDEGVSAQVSAYCPINKLNHGTLVCCEYIMLRGTESALERVDDLTSSLLISELPRIIWWKGTPNLDQTLFQRLAKFSSQVIFDSSRFTADTEGDLLKLSALIDDGVSVIDLNWRRLAAWQELAAEAFDAPGRREAIWEVDRVVIDYEKGNPAQALMYLGWLAGRLGWEPDSREHEGDIYDLQRVYFTASNGRKIEAELAGIPTAAIGEIKGDMVSLKLSSTNPNVDCCTVLCSGTTGCMRMEASGGAQSCRINQVTPLNDQKAETLLSEQLHRVGQDVLYEESMAVTAKIIKL, via the coding sequence ATGGCTACTAAAACCGCCCCGCTCGTTTCCCTCCAAGCCCCAAAAGATGTCTCACTGAACGACATCGAGCAGGAACTCAATCAGATCTGGCAGTCCTACAGCGCGACAGGCGACGGCTCATCCATGGTTGCGACTCGTGCGACATCGTTTACCCTGGTGGTTTATGAGCCAGAAGAAACCCAGCAATTGCTTGCGATGATGGGCTTTTATACCGGGCCTGTCGATGGTATTGATGGCCCTCGCACCGAAGCCGCACTTCATGCGGCTCAAGCGGCTTACGGCTTACCGATCGATGGCAAGTCCAGCCCCGGACTGCTGACGAAACTGCGTGAAGACCTGGCTAAACGTAAGGGTGAATCGATCGGAGATAGCAACGCACCCCGCTATGTGTCTGATGCTGCTGGAAGTGGAATTGCTGATGTAGTTGCCAGCCAGAACCCTTGCCGCATTATTTCGCTGTTTCCGATTGCAGGCGAAGATGAAGGCGTCTCAGCTCAGGTCTCGGCGTACTGTCCGATTAATAAATTAAATCACGGAACGCTGGTGTGCTGCGAATACATCATGCTCCGGGGAACGGAATCTGCGCTTGAGCGAGTGGACGATCTCACTTCGTCGCTGTTGATTAGTGAATTGCCTAGAATTATCTGGTGGAAGGGTACGCCCAATCTTGACCAAACGTTGTTTCAACGGTTGGCAAAGTTCTCAAGCCAGGTGATTTTCGATTCGAGCCGATTTACTGCGGATACCGAGGGCGACCTGCTGAAGCTGTCCGCGCTGATTGACGATGGTGTTTCTGTGATCGATTTGAACTGGCGACGGTTAGCCGCCTGGCAAGAACTTGCGGCAGAGGCGTTCGATGCGCCTGGACGACGCGAGGCAATTTGGGAAGTCGATCGTGTGGTGATCGACTACGAGAAGGGCAATCCGGCACAAGCGCTGATGTATCTCGGCTGGTTAGCAGGTCGGCTCGGCTGGGAACCGGATTCTCGTGAACACGAAGGAGATATCTACGATTTACAACGGGTATATTTTACGGCTTCAAACGGTCGCAAGATTGAGGCGGAATTAGCCGGAATTCCGACGGCTGCGATCGGAGAAATCAAGGGCGACATGGTGAGCCTGAAGCTGTCTTCGACGAATCCGAATGTGGATTGCTGTACGGTCTTGTGTTCTGGCACAACGGGCTGTATGCGAATGGAAGCGAGCGGCGGCGCACAGTCTTGTCGAATCAATCAGGTGACACCGCTGAATGATCAAAAGGCAGAAACGCTCTTGAGTGAGCAGCTTCACCGAGTCGGTCAGGATGTGCTGTACGAAGAAAGCATGGCAGTAACAGCAAAAATCATTAAGCTGTAG